In Scleropages formosus chromosome 10, fSclFor1.1, whole genome shotgun sequence, a single genomic region encodes these proteins:
- the LOC108928662 gene encoding V-set and immunoglobulin domain-containing protein 2-like produces the protein MLCEGVVSTWQAVVVTNEVFARMGESRELPCTYSTTPEKGFTLEWRFAGLGTPAIQAQRVMYFNGNVYWGKSWGNQAELVQNPPTKGTASLRILNVQPSNAGIYICEVTNPVDWESSGQGLINFTVLVPPSTPQCKLNGNPYAGNDVTLTCKASYGIPAPIYSWSREKNAPPLSPDNLVEDQKGGSLILRNLSSSFSGSYTCMASNELGSSMCAVALRVTYINNALIIGSAVMATFIILLLLAAVLAYFLCKKKPKPTQEKQEQRETQKNRAAHPEDHLLDNAEEPPEASRSFSHHRRMGPSKPSILV, from the exons ATGCTATGCGAAG GTGTGGTCTCAACCTGGCAGGCAGTTGTGGTGACGAACGAGGTGTTTGCCCGCATGGGGGAGTCGAGGGAGCTGCCGTGCACCTACAGCACCACGCCTGAGAAGGGCTTCACCCTGGAATGGCGGTTCGCGGGCCTGGGCACACCTGCCATCCAGGCCCAGAGG GTGATGTACTTCAATGGAAATGTGTACTGGGGCAAATCCTGGGGAAACCAGGCGGAGCTAGTCCAGAACCCACCCACGAAAGGCACCGCTTCTCTTCGCATCTTGAACGTGCAGCCATCCAACGCGGGGATTTACATATGTGAGGTCACGAACCCTGTGGACTGGGAGAGCAGCGGACAGGGCCTGATCAACTTCACTGTGCTCG TGCCTCCCTCTACACCACAATGCAAGCTGAATGGAAATCCCTATGCGGGAAATGATGTCACACTCACATGCAAAGCATCCTATGGTATTCCTGCTCCCATCTACTCTTGGAGCCGAGAGAAGAACGCACCTCCGCTGTCACCAGACAACCTAGTGGAAG ACCAGAAGGGCGGCTCCCTGATCCTGCGCAACCTGTCATCCTCCTTCTCCGGAAGCTACACCTGTATGGCCTCCAATGAGTTAGGGAGCTCTATGTGTGCGGTGGCCCTCAGAGTCACCT ACATTAACAACGCACTGATCATCGGCAGCGCTGTGATGGCCACCTTCATCATTCTCCTCCTCCTGGCAGCAGTGTTAGCCTACTTCCTGTGCAAGAAGAAACCCAAACCAActcaagaaaaacaagaacagag AGAAACCCAGAAAAACCGTGCAGCTCACCCTGAGGACCACCTGCTCGACAACGCAGAAGAACCCCCAGAAGCTTCTAGAAGCTTCAGTCACCACCGGCGTATGGGACCCTCAAAGCCCAGCATCCTGGTGTAG
- the LOC108928722 gene encoding endothelial cell-selective adhesion molecule-like: MDTSRKLGALLFLALLWALPGDSQRVEIPRKDMEVIRGQIVVLQAWYSPTSDIDKNTVIWNFMANDSKQIISYSSGQIGIGSPEFRKRVGFALSMPSTNLSIFINNTQESDSGRYLCNVIIPGAPGLSGELRLNVKVPPSIPVCKMTGTPVLKGNVTLSCRSKAGKPVPQYKWTKSAPASEVFFSPMQTWRACPQPLLVLGYLDEKQGTLRLSNLTQGMSGKYVCRASNTAGSESCYINLEVAASSNVGMIAGATVGSLLGLVAIILFLVFIIKRRREGDEDVANEIKEDAQAPKRVSWARSGTGSDNISKNGTLSSLAASPRPHNHCTHNPASDTASILTAVGSAAGYRLRPGDPSVLQGLPGYNGSSTLPRRCPPAASYSSSPLHRTDGAQPQAPRHPFMPPTAVTRSNISRMGGVPVMVPTQNQAGSLV, from the exons GTGATTCTCAAAGAGTGGAAATCCCACGAAAGGACATGGAGGTGATCAGGGGCCAGATAGTAGTCCTTCAAGCCTGGTACAGCCCTACATCCGATATTGACAAAAACACAGTCATATGGAACTTTATGGCCAATGACTCCAAGCAG ATCATTTCATACAGTTCGGGTCAGATTGGAATTGGCAGCCCGGAGTTCAGGAAGCGGGTGGGCTTTGCACTCTCCATGCCCTCCACGAACCTGTCCATCTTCATCAACAACACGCAGGAGTCTGACTCGGGGCGCTATCTCTGCAATGTCATCATTCCAGGAGCCCCCGGCCTCTCAGGAGAGCTCCGCCTCAATGTCAAGG TTCCTCCCTCGATCCCTGTGTGTAAGATGACAGGGACACCAGTACTCAAGGGTAATGTCACATTGAGCTGTAGATCCAAAGCTGGAAAACCAGTCCCTCAGTACAAGTGGACCAAGAGTGCACCTGCATCAGAAGTCTTCTTTTCTCCCATGCAGA CTTGGAGAGCCTGTCCTCAGCCCCTGCTTGTGCTGGGGTATCTGG ATGAGAAGCAGGGCACTCTGCGCCTGAGTAACCTGACCCAGGGCATGTCGGGGAAGTACGTGTGCCGGGCGAGCAACACGGCGGGCTCCGAGAGCTGCTATATCAACCTGGAGGTGGCTGCCT CAAGCAACGTAGGGATGATTGCTGGGGCCACCGTGGGCTCTCTTCTTGGACTGGTGGCTATCATTCTGTTCCTTGTCTTCATCatcaagaggaggagagagggtgATGAGGATGTGGCCAATGAAATCAA GGAAGATGCCCAGGCTCCAAAGCGTGTTTCTTGGGCCAGGAGTGGTACAGGTTCGGACAACATCTCCAAGAACGGCACGCTGTCCTCCCTCGCCGCCAGCCCTCGCCCCCACAACCACTGTACCCACAACCCAGCTTCCGACACTGCCTCCATTCTCACAGCCGTAGGCAGTGCTGCTGGTTATCGCCTTCGACCGGGAGACCCCAGCGTCCTGCAGGGCCTTCCTGGATATAACGGTAGCAGCACCTTGCCCCGCCGCTGTCCGCCAGCAGCCAGCTACAGCTCCAGCCCCCTGCACAGGACTGATGGTGCCCAACCTCAGGCTCCCCGGCATCCTTTCATGCCCCCTACAGCTGTGACCCGCTCCAACATCTCGCGCATGGGTGGTGTTCCTGTCATGGTACCTACGCAGAACCAGGCAGGTTCTCTGGTGTAG